The following proteins are co-located in the Macaca thibetana thibetana isolate TM-01 chromosome 6, ASM2454274v1, whole genome shotgun sequence genome:
- the GRXCR2 gene encoding glutaredoxin domain-containing cysteine-rich protein 2 gives MEDPEKKVNQKNDGKPRKVRFKISSSYSGRVLKQVFEDGQELESPKEEYPHSFLQESLEPMDGVYGTGEAPRPREAPRPQLYSPKLTAQRISVFREGNAYTLAGGQPLFNDYKANDHKPLPIIDFGKIIIYTNNLKIIRTPMDKRDFVRKILQKEEEAEEESLMNKEESCGGRDQQDRPLVEAESTFPHNRYTQEGDIPEDSCFHCRGSGSATCSLCHGSKFSMLANRFKESYRALRCPACNENGLQPCQICNQ, from the exons ATGGAGGACCCCGAAAAGAAAGTGAATCAGAAGAATGATGGCAAACCCCGGAAAGTACGATTTAAAATCTCCTCCTCCTACAGCGGTCGAGTACTGAAGCAGGTCTTTGAGGATGGGCAGGAATTAGAGTCACCAAAGGAGGAATACCCTCACAGTTTTCTGCAAGAGTCTCTTGAACCAATGGATGGTGTTTATGGGACTGGGGAAGCCCCCAGGCCCAGGGAAGCCCCCAGGCCCCAGCTGTACTCCCCTAAGCTGACTGCTCAGAGGATCAGTGTGTTTAGAGAGGGTAATGCCTACACCTTGGCAGGCGGCCAGCCTCTGTTCAACGATTACAAGGCGAATGACCATAAG CCCCTACCTATTATAGATTTTGGAAAGATAATCATCTACACTAATAACCTGAAAATCATTCGAACCCCAATGGACAAGAGAGACTTTGTGAGGAAAATTCTCCAGAAGGAagaagaggctgaagaagagtCTCTGATGAACAAAGAAGAAAGCTGTGGAGGCAGGGACCAGCAAGATAGACCTTTGGTGGAGGCAGAAAGCACATTCCCCCATAACCGGTATACACAG GAAGGGGATATTCCCGAGGACAGCTGTTTTCACTGCCGAGGGTCGGGCAGTGCCACCTGCTCTCTGTGCCACGGCAGCAAGTTCTCGATGCTGGCCAACAGATTTAAGGAGTCCTATCGGGCCCTGAGGTGCCCTGCCTGCAATGAGAATGGCCTACAGCCTTGCCAGATTTGCAATCAATAG